The Thermanaerovibrio acidaminovorans DSM 6589 genome contains a region encoding:
- the dhaL gene encoding dihydroxyacetone kinase subunit DhaL has product MGLTVDGARRFVELAAEAMEAHREYLTELDSAIGDADHGINMSRGFKKALEKVSGGSYQDIGGVFKDVAMALMGSVGGASGPLYGTLFMKMSMKLAGKREATLAELSEAMAEGVRGIVALGKAEKGEKTMLDALYPALEALSSGSDEASALEGAVSAAEEGMKSTIPMLAKKGRASYLGERSVGHQDPGATSAYLLLSCLKEAVVA; this is encoded by the coding sequence ATGGGTCTCACCGTAGATGGGGCCCGCCGGTTCGTGGAGCTGGCGGCGGAGGCCATGGAGGCCCATCGGGAGTACCTGACGGAGCTGGACTCCGCCATAGGTGACGCGGACCACGGGATAAACATGAGCCGGGGGTTCAAGAAGGCGCTGGAGAAGGTGTCCGGGGGCTCCTACCAGGACATAGGCGGGGTGTTCAAGGACGTGGCCATGGCCCTCATGGGAAGTGTTGGGGGTGCATCGGGTCCCCTGTACGGCACCCTGTTCATGAAGATGTCCATGAAGCTGGCGGGCAAGCGGGAGGCCACCTTGGCGGAGCTGTCGGAGGCCATGGCGGAGGGGGTCCGGGGCATAGTGGCCCTTGGCAAGGCGGAGAAGGGGGAGAAGACCATGCTGGACGCCCTGTACCCCGCATTGGAGGCCCTCTCCTCCGGCTCCGACGAGGCCTCCGCCCTGGAGGGGGCGGTGAGCGCCGCGGAGGAGGGCATGAAGTCCACGATCCCCATGTTGGCCAAGAAGGGCCGGGCCAGCTACTTGGGGGAGAGGTCCGTGGGGCACCAGGACCCGGGGGCCACCTCCGCTTACCTGCTCCTTTCGTGTCTCAAGGAGGCGGTGGTGGCATGA
- a CDS encoding glycerol-3-phosphate responsive antiterminator gives MDKVRLLKDRLSSRPVICAVRSEEALRRVLSFEEPRCVFVLGSTLQDLFKTVSSLTARGHMPFVHVDLVEGLKADQSGIRYMVDNARPFGVISTHKGVIDAAKAMGLVTVLRVFLLDSDAVRKGKSLVSSLKPDFLEVLPGVAVMGVEKGRLLELGGSLIAGGLVETREQVRAILDKGVLGVSTSRVDLW, from the coding sequence TTGGATAAGGTAAGGCTCCTTAAGGATCGTCTATCTTCCAGGCCGGTGATATGCGCGGTTCGCTCCGAGGAGGCCCTGCGGAGGGTCTTGTCCTTCGAGGAGCCTCGGTGCGTGTTCGTCCTGGGTTCCACCCTGCAGGATCTCTTCAAGACCGTGTCATCCCTCACCGCCCGGGGGCACATGCCTTTCGTCCACGTGGACCTGGTGGAGGGGCTGAAGGCGGACCAGTCGGGGATCCGCTACATGGTTGACAATGCCAGGCCCTTCGGGGTCATAAGCACCCACAAGGGGGTCATAGATGCCGCCAAGGCCATGGGGTTGGTGACGGTGCTTCGGGTGTTTCTGCTGGACTCCGATGCGGTGCGGAAGGGCAAGTCGTTGGTATCCTCCCTCAAGCCCGACTTCCTGGAGGTGTTGCCCGGGGTGGCGGTGATGGGGGTAGAGAAGGGGCGCCTTTTGGAGTTGGGGGGATCTCTGATAGCTGGGGGTCTGGTTGAGACCCGGGAGCAGGTCAGGGCCATCCTGGATAAGGGGGTCCTGGGGGTGTCCACCAGCCGGGTTGATCTCTGGTAG
- a CDS encoding MIP/aquaporin family protein: MQGPVLGEFLGTMVLLTFGCGCVANVLLAKSKGQGAGWVSINFGWAMAVVFGVFTATATGSPQADINPAVTLFKTLAGVYDFSLAITLMIAQLAGAFCGAVIVYLIYLPHWELTEDKGAKLGIFSTGPAVRNIPANFMTEFIATLFLIIPIMCVFSKNVGGITAGLGPYLVGMLVYGIGASLGGPTGYAINPARDLGPRIAHAVLPIPGKGDSDWGYAWVPVVAPFCGGAAAFFIAKALGLV, from the coding sequence ATGCAAGGGCCTGTTTTGGGGGAGTTCCTGGGCACCATGGTTCTTCTCACCTTCGGTTGCGGTTGCGTGGCCAACGTCCTATTGGCCAAGTCCAAGGGGCAGGGGGCCGGCTGGGTATCCATAAACTTCGGCTGGGCCATGGCGGTGGTCTTTGGGGTCTTCACCGCCACAGCCACCGGCTCGCCCCAGGCGGACATCAACCCGGCGGTTACCCTCTTCAAGACCCTGGCGGGGGTCTACGACTTCTCCCTGGCGATAACGCTGATGATAGCCCAGCTGGCCGGGGCCTTCTGCGGCGCGGTGATCGTGTACCTTATCTACCTTCCCCACTGGGAGCTTACCGAGGACAAGGGGGCCAAGCTTGGCATCTTCTCCACCGGTCCGGCGGTGCGCAACATCCCCGCCAACTTCATGACCGAGTTCATCGCCACCCTTTTCCTCATCATCCCCATCATGTGCGTTTTCTCCAAGAACGTTGGGGGGATAACCGCTGGCCTTGGCCCATATCTGGTGGGCATGCTGGTCTACGGCATCGGCGCCTCCCTGGGAGGTCCCACCGGATACGCCATCAACCCTGCCCGTGACCTGGGTCCCAGGATCGCCCACGCGGTGCTTCCCATTCCCGGCAAGGGTGACTCCGACTGGGGTTACGCCTGGGTTCCCGTGGTGGCCCCCTTCTGCGGGGGTGCTGCGGCATTCTTCATCGCCAAGGCCCTGGGGCTGGTCTAG
- the dhaK gene encoding dihydroxyacetone kinase subunit DhaK: MKKLINQVDSVVTESLSGLGAAFGDLVRIHPSVKAVLRADAPRPKVALISGGGSGHEPLHGGYVGYGMLDAACPGEVFTSPTPDQMYEAAKAVHGGKGVLFIVKNYTGDVMNFQMAQEMLASEGIRVESVVIDDDVAVKDSLYTAGRRGVGGTVMAEKIAGAMAELGGSLEEVRDVCAKVNANVRSMGMALTSCTVPAAGKPTFDLPEDQYELGIGIHGEPGRERRPMTQVREIVRAMGEAIVSDLPFQSGDEVLAFVNGMGGSPLMELFIVYNDLKAFLDEKGIVISRNLVGNYITSLEMQGFSITLLKLDSQLKALWDYPVHTPALRWGR; this comes from the coding sequence GTGAAGAAGCTCATAAACCAGGTGGATAGCGTGGTGACCGAATCCTTGTCGGGTTTGGGTGCCGCGTTCGGGGATCTGGTGAGGATCCATCCGTCGGTCAAGGCGGTCTTGAGGGCCGATGCTCCTCGTCCCAAGGTGGCTCTCATATCCGGTGGTGGTAGCGGCCACGAGCCCCTTCATGGGGGGTATGTGGGTTACGGGATGCTGGACGCCGCGTGTCCGGGCGAGGTGTTCACCTCCCCCACCCCGGATCAGATGTACGAGGCCGCCAAGGCGGTCCACGGGGGCAAGGGGGTCCTGTTCATAGTCAAGAACTACACCGGGGATGTGATGAACTTCCAGATGGCCCAGGAGATGCTGGCCTCGGAGGGCATCCGGGTGGAGAGCGTGGTGATCGACGACGACGTGGCGGTGAAGGACAGCCTCTACACCGCGGGCCGCCGGGGGGTGGGCGGCACGGTCATGGCGGAGAAGATCGCCGGCGCCATGGCGGAGCTGGGGGGGAGTCTGGAGGAGGTGCGGGACGTTTGCGCCAAGGTGAACGCCAACGTGCGCAGCATGGGCATGGCGCTCACCAGTTGCACGGTCCCCGCCGCGGGGAAGCCCACCTTCGACCTGCCGGAGGACCAGTACGAGCTGGGCATCGGGATCCACGGGGAGCCCGGAAGGGAGCGTCGTCCCATGACCCAGGTGCGGGAGATAGTGAGGGCCATGGGGGAGGCCATAGTGTCCGACCTGCCGTTCCAGTCTGGGGATGAGGTTCTGGCTTTCGTGAACGGCATGGGAGGCTCTCCGCTGATGGAGCTCTTCATTGTCTACAACGACCTTAAGGCGTTCCTGGACGAGAAGGGGATAGTCATCTCCCGGAACCTGGTGGGGAACTACATAACCAGCCTGGAGATGCAGGGCTTCTCCATAACCCTGCTCAAGCTGGACAGTCAGCTGAAGGCCCTGTGGGACTACCCGGTCCACACTCCGGCCTTGAGGTGGGGTAGGTAG